Proteins co-encoded in one Thermoplasmata archaeon genomic window:
- the rnhA gene encoding ribonuclease HI — translation MLVHFDGACQPPTGPGIAAFGFTIDGPGIAVEECGLATRPYSEHSTNNVAEYVGAIRALERLHREGYRGPLIVAGDSQLVIRQMLGEYEVRAGHLSAYHDRLLQLAHAFVHVEWRWVPREENARADALSKQALADAQPDARRYQGTRPARRPDDHRPDVRAP, via the coding sequence GTGCTCGTGCACTTCGACGGGGCCTGCCAGCCACCCACCGGCCCCGGGATCGCGGCGTTCGGGTTCACGATCGATGGACCCGGGATCGCCGTCGAGGAATGTGGCCTCGCCACCCGACCGTACTCGGAACACTCGACCAACAACGTGGCGGAGTACGTCGGGGCGATCCGGGCCCTCGAGCGGCTGCACCGCGAGGGGTACCGCGGTCCGCTGATCGTCGCGGGCGACAGTCAGCTCGTCATCCGCCAGATGCTCGGAGAGTACGAGGTCCGTGCCGGGCACCTGAGTGCCTACCACGACCGGCTGCTCCAGCTCGCCCACGCCTTCGTCCACGTCGAGTGGCGCTGGGTACCACGGGAGGAGAACGCGCGGGCGGATGCCCTCTCCAAGCAGGCCCTCGCCGACGCGCAGCCCGATGCGCGACGCTACCAGGGGACCCGGCCGGCCCGACGGCCCGACGACCACCGGCCCGACGTGCGAGCGCCCTAG